One Halorussus salinus genomic region harbors:
- a CDS encoding helix-turn-helix transcriptional regulator, whose amino-acid sequence MSARRRQLASNLTSYKRDLLWGVHRANRAHETPVGADVKTELEELGQTNTEGGQFYPRLNELVDAGLVTKDDHPDDGRGFTVDLTEEGNAVLTELVLRTVESLDVDVPRCALPDADARPQVRGEG is encoded by the coding sequence ATGAGTGCCCGTCGGAGACAACTGGCGAGCAACCTGACGAGCTACAAGCGCGACTTACTCTGGGGCGTCCATCGCGCGAACCGCGCACACGAGACCCCCGTTGGCGCAGACGTAAAAACAGAACTCGAAGAGCTAGGCCAAACCAACACCGAGGGCGGCCAATTCTACCCCCGGCTCAACGAACTCGTCGATGCCGGTCTCGTCACGAAAGACGACCATCCAGATGACGGACGCGGATTCACTGTCGACTTGACCGAGGAGGGCAACGCTGTGTTGACCGAGTTAGTCCTCCGAACCGTCGAGTCGCTGGATGTGGATGTCCCCAGATGTGCCCTCCCAGATGCTGATGCTCGGCCGCAAGTTCGAGGTGAAGGCTAA
- a CDS encoding ParA family protein, whose product MISYTVWSEAGGIGKTTTTISLAAAHARRDQDVLVIDMDPQDGGLTHHFGAEDYRKDPDVDNLVRHLVERPKGDFGDIIRTVEDDIDLVPSHNMLSDLEQNLSRAAKMEESMHDANYRWPKEKQLRRVLADADIPNEYDVIIVDPPATVGQHLYNAVYATSNLFIPAELSPKGKQSVDGLRDVVDGIEDTLGDIEVGVLGVVPNKVSDTTLQQEYEQRLADQDLPVAPVSIRERGAMLSTAWEHQVSIFELAENDDYRDLRDYEEQTLEKFHQLADYITTQFENPEEVKA is encoded by the coding sequence ATGATCTCGTACACCGTCTGGAGTGAAGCAGGCGGCATCGGCAAAACAACGACCACCATCAGCCTCGCCGCTGCACACGCCCGCCGCGACCAAGACGTTCTCGTCATCGACATGGACCCACAGGATGGGGGCCTCACCCATCACTTCGGCGCAGAAGACTACCGCAAAGACCCTGACGTGGACAACCTCGTCCGACACCTCGTTGAACGTCCGAAAGGAGACTTCGGAGATATCATCCGAACTGTGGAAGACGATATTGACCTTGTCCCCAGCCACAACATGCTCAGCGACCTCGAACAGAACCTCTCTCGGGCAGCGAAAATGGAGGAGTCCATGCATGACGCCAATTATCGCTGGCCGAAAGAAAAGCAACTCCGGCGTGTCCTCGCTGACGCCGACATCCCGAACGAGTACGATGTGATCATCGTGGACCCGCCTGCGACGGTTGGTCAGCACCTCTATAATGCTGTGTACGCCACCTCGAACTTGTTCATCCCTGCAGAACTCTCCCCGAAGGGGAAGCAAAGCGTGGACGGGCTGCGTGACGTTGTTGACGGCATTGAGGATACGCTCGGCGATATCGAGGTCGGCGTCCTTGGAGTGGTCCCAAACAAAGTCTCTGATACGACCCTCCAACAGGAATACGAACAGCGACTCGCCGACCAAGACCTCCCCGTTGCACCCGTCTCGATTCGAGAGCGCGGGGCGATGCTGAGTACTGCATGGGAACACCAAGTCAGCATCTTCGAACTCGCTGAAAATGATGACTACCGCGACCTCCGCGACTACGAGGAGCAGACCTTGGAGAAGTTCCACCAGCTCGCCGACTACATCACGACACAGTTCGAGAACCCTGAGGAAGTGAAAGCATGA
- a CDS encoding helix-turn-helix domain-containing protein, whose protein sequence is MAADLTSYKRDLLLAAYRANQANDTPVGTDVMEELETLGQTNTEGGQFYPRLNELVERGFITKTDHPEDARGFTCNLTEEGESLVAQLFVRNATSLDIDIPETELLVNPPTECLRGQSRG, encoded by the coding sequence ATGGCGGCCGATCTCACGAGCTATAAACGCGACCTCCTACTCGCGGCCTACCGCGCGAACCAAGCGAACGACACCCCGGTTGGGACGGATGTCATGGAGGAACTCGAAACACTCGGCCAGACCAACACCGAGGGCGGCCAGTTCTACCCGCGGCTCAACGAACTCGTCGAGCGAGGCTTCATCACGAAGACCGATCACCCGGAGGACGCCCGTGGATTCACCTGCAACCTCACCGAGGAGGGCGAAAGCCTAGTTGCGCAGTTGTTCGTGCGGAACGCTACCTCGCTCGATATCGACATACCTGAGACGGAACTCCTCGTGAATCCGCCGACTGAGTGTCTCCGCGGGCAATCCCGCGGGTAG
- a CDS encoding helix-turn-helix domain-containing protein: protein MSADSSWSVADLRAFERDLLFAVRALERQDSPPKGLAVKSYLDAEYPEEINHSRLYQNLDKHVERGLLEKAERDGRTNEYATTEQARTLLNTFARRRAEQTGIELESDSAPSQTDAFEQEGES, encoded by the coding sequence ATGAGCGCGGACTCCTCTTGGTCGGTCGCGGACCTCCGTGCGTTTGAGCGCGATCTCTTGTTTGCGGTCCGCGCGCTCGAACGCCAGGACAGTCCACCGAAGGGCCTCGCGGTCAAGTCCTACCTTGACGCCGAGTACCCCGAGGAGATTAATCATTCGCGACTCTACCAAAATCTCGATAAACACGTTGAGCGCGGGTTGCTGGAGAAGGCCGAACGCGATGGCCGGACGAACGAGTATGCGACGACTGAGCAAGCCCGCACCCTGCTGAATACATTCGCGCGCCGACGTGCAGAACAGACCGGCATCGAACTTGAGTCCGATTCTGCCCCGAGCCAAACGGACGCCTTCGAACAGGAGGGCGAGTCATGA
- a CDS encoding uracil-DNA glycosylase family protein produces MSENNRSNSSLFEAETGISNCDNFAECCSSTSLELERSDIQPGDERRGSRNPSVLLLTEAPDQKSSEGTAYSGPTSRRMISYFYDEEYGIGIKGEPPDSFSAFLNENDFYATSAIKCFVGGSVSKVGGHVVRSCKRKFLSNQVGAMKNLDLVITMGRVATASMLDSTSDPLDIQLSQILGRRGSGILTKEHGRDVPLVAFPHPSGQNPMANPPLINSDDNRKQRNKKIHFRDALIFVRDKLERMGYDVLQDSPDCWDSPGGLSEFS; encoded by the coding sequence ATGAGTGAAAATAACCGATCTAACTCGTCGCTTTTTGAAGCAGAGACGGGAATCAGTAACTGTGATAACTTTGCAGAATGCTGTAGTTCTACCTCTTTAGAATTAGAGCGAAGTGATATTCAGCCGGGTGATGAAAGACGCGGTAGTCGGAATCCTAGTGTCTTATTATTGACTGAGGCTCCAGATCAAAAATCAAGCGAAGGAACAGCATATAGCGGACCGACTAGTAGACGGATGATATCCTACTTTTACGATGAAGAATATGGGATTGGTATCAAGGGTGAACCACCAGATTCGTTCAGTGCTTTTCTCAACGAGAATGATTTTTATGCTACTTCTGCAATTAAATGCTTTGTTGGTGGCTCTGTATCCAAAGTAGGAGGTCATGTCGTCAGAAGCTGTAAACGTAAATTTTTATCAAATCAAGTTGGTGCAATGAAAAATTTAGATTTGGTTATCACTATGGGTCGAGTTGCCACTGCCTCGATGTTGGATTCGACGAGTGACCCTTTAGATATACAACTCTCACAAATACTTGGACGTAGAGGAAGTGGAATCTTAACGAAGGAACACGGTCGTGATGTTCCTCTAGTTGCGTTCCCACACCCTTCAGGGCAGAATCCAATGGCTAATCCACCACTAATCAATTCAGATGACAACCGTAAACAGAGAAATAAGAAGATACATTTCAGAGACGCACTTATATTTGTAAGAGATAAGTTAGAGAGAATGGGATACGATGTCCTGCAGGACTCTCCAGATTGTTGGGATTCGCCGGGAGGATTATCTGAGTTCTCTTAA
- the cas4 gene encoding CRISPR-associated protein Cas4 codes for MDEDDDKSIVDRYLAAERDPHRDPKTPITGLMVQYYHVCERELWFMSRGLDIDRETTNIQRGSYVDENSYDDRRKSYQINGRIQLDVLDSGDVMEVKVSSTLEKPARMQLLYYLWYLDEVLDIEKDGVLAYPKERKRENVELNDETRSEVENTIRGIIEVVERDAPPELEKKPYCDACLYQDICWV; via the coding sequence ATGGATGAGGACGATGACAAAAGTATCGTAGACCGGTACCTCGCCGCCGAGCGCGACCCCCACCGCGACCCGAAAACTCCGATAACGGGCCTGATGGTCCAGTACTACCACGTCTGTGAGCGCGAACTCTGGTTCATGTCCCGCGGGTTGGACATCGACCGTGAAACAACGAACATCCAGCGAGGTAGCTACGTCGACGAAAACAGCTACGACGACCGCCGGAAGTCCTACCAGATTAACGGCCGGATTCAACTCGACGTACTCGACTCCGGCGACGTGATGGAGGTGAAAGTCTCCTCGACGCTAGAGAAACCAGCTCGGATGCAGCTGCTATACTACCTCTGGTATCTCGACGAGGTTCTTGATATCGAGAAAGACGGCGTTCTCGCGTATCCGAAGGAACGCAAACGCGAGAACGTCGAGCTGAACGATGAAACGCGGTCAGAAGTCGAAAACACTATTCGCGGTATTATCGAGGTGGTTGAGCGCGACGCACCACCAGAGCTGGAGAAAAAACCGTACTGTGACGCCTGCCTCTATCAGGACATCTGTTGGGTATAA
- the cas1b gene encoding type I-B CRISPR-associated endonuclease Cas1b: MPKDNHHIFADGELSRNEGTLRIDTLDGETEYLPVESVDTLYLHGQIDFNTRALGLLNDHGVPVHVFGWKDYYRGSYLPKREQVSGNTVVEQVRAYDDTDRRLRIAHDIIAASIHNMRANIQYYDGRTEDFGSAVDRLEEQKARIFDTTEINELRGIEATARKIYYRCFDRILRDPFELTKREYNPPTNEANALISFLNSMVYTTCVSAIRKTALDPTIGFVHEPGERRFTLSLDIADIFKPILADRVLFRLVNRQQVGIDDFESELGGCLLTEDGRAAVLEAFEETLDRTVEHPRLERKVSYKTLVRTDVYSLKKHILTGEPYRPTERWW, translated from the coding sequence ATGCCAAAGGATAATCATCACATCTTCGCCGACGGCGAACTGTCTCGAAACGAAGGCACTCTCCGAATCGATACCTTGGACGGTGAGACGGAATACCTCCCGGTCGAGAGTGTCGATACGCTGTATCTCCACGGCCAGATCGACTTCAATACGCGGGCGCTCGGCCTGCTCAACGACCACGGCGTTCCGGTTCACGTGTTCGGGTGGAAAGACTACTATCGCGGGTCGTACCTTCCGAAGCGCGAGCAAGTCTCCGGAAACACGGTGGTTGAACAGGTACGAGCGTACGACGATACTGACCGTCGACTCCGTATTGCGCACGACATCATCGCCGCCAGCATTCACAACATGCGGGCGAACATCCAGTACTACGACGGCCGGACGGAAGACTTCGGGAGCGCGGTAGACCGCCTCGAAGAGCAGAAAGCACGTATCTTCGATACGACCGAAATCAACGAACTTCGCGGCATCGAAGCGACCGCACGGAAGATTTACTACCGCTGTTTCGACCGTATTCTCCGCGACCCGTTCGAGTTAACGAAGAGAGAGTACAATCCGCCGACGAACGAAGCGAACGCCCTAATCTCGTTTCTGAACTCGATGGTGTACACGACGTGCGTGTCGGCGATTCGGAAGACGGCGCTCGATCCGACAATTGGGTTCGTCCACGAACCTGGCGAGCGTCGGTTCACGCTCTCGCTCGACATCGCGGACATTTTCAAGCCGATCCTCGCCGATAGGGTTCTGTTCCGACTCGTCAATCGACAGCAAGTCGGTATTGATGATTTCGAAAGCGAACTCGGGGGGTGTCTGCTTACTGAGGACGGCCGCGCGGCGGTTCTGGAGGCGTTTGAGGAGACGCTCGACCGGACCGTTGAACATCCGCGGCTTGAACGGAAAGTAAGCTATAAGACGCTTGTTCGAACCGACGTGTATAGCTTGAAGAAGCACATCCTTACCGGCGAACCGTATCGTCCGACGGAGCGGTGGTGGTAA
- the cas2 gene encoding CRISPR-associated endonuclease Cas2, which produces MIVIVVYDVPAERTRIYRKLLRRRLEHLQQSVFYGDLTEGQITGMKNEIRDKLEGDDSVIVFEAGSSAIVDYETFGDTDDPGSRFT; this is translated from the coding sequence GTGATAGTGATCGTTGTCTACGACGTGCCTGCCGAACGAACTCGGATCTACCGGAAGCTCCTGCGTCGCCGACTCGAACACCTCCAACAATCGGTCTTCTACGGCGACCTGACTGAAGGCCAGATAACGGGAATGAAAAACGAAATCCGAGACAAACTGGAAGGCGATGATTCCGTTATCGTGTTTGAGGCCGGATCGTCTGCTATCGTCGATTACGAAACCTTCGGTGATACCGACGACCCCGGCAGTCGCTTCACCTAA
- a CDS encoding tyrosine-type recombinase/integrase, which yields MPSRSDQPLDGPLEDFLTDKSKGNDSGNYRRNAEQVLNKGDQNWIDWMHEERSTYTFAALDVDDLEAYARHLKRRTNDVNGLAASSARKYYDYVRAYLSWCQRREYLADNPAAKDRATDALPDDDQRSEHTQQLWSPAQRSSIMAYVNERASKAIDEEGGDALAETRDRAFVATIAYSGVRGGEILSDRNDDRRDGVRWTDVDLDRGTMTILEKGSQEYTQTGVPKQAVSALARWKQVFDPPSEEWPVFPTLHAPSLSSTVADGLDAEGYDDEEIEARRADATALEVCYAEDIAPPALTTAGGRNLMKRLSKAADVPDLNTDDGEYLELHGGRRGAGDTLVREKGWEQAQKHLLHADPKTTMDAYSHISAEETAEEAGEAFDEADQ from the coding sequence ATGCCGAGTAGGAGCGATCAACCGCTCGACGGTCCGCTCGAAGACTTCCTCACTGATAAGTCGAAGGGCAACGACTCGGGGAACTACCGGCGGAACGCCGAGCAGGTACTCAACAAGGGGGACCAGAACTGGATCGACTGGATGCACGAGGAACGTTCGACGTATACGTTCGCGGCGCTTGACGTGGACGACCTCGAAGCATACGCTCGACACCTGAAGCGGCGTACGAATGACGTGAATGGCCTCGCGGCGTCGTCAGCGCGGAAGTACTACGACTACGTGCGAGCGTACCTCTCGTGGTGCCAGCGCCGCGAATACCTCGCGGACAACCCGGCCGCGAAAGATCGGGCGACTGACGCGCTCCCCGACGACGACCAGCGGAGCGAACACACCCAACAGCTCTGGTCGCCAGCGCAACGCTCGTCGATTATGGCGTATGTGAATGAGCGTGCCTCTAAGGCGATAGACGAGGAGGGCGGGGATGCGCTCGCGGAGACGCGCGACCGGGCGTTCGTCGCGACAATCGCATATTCGGGCGTCCGCGGCGGCGAGATCCTCTCCGACCGCAACGACGACCGCCGCGACGGCGTACGCTGGACAGACGTGGACCTCGACCGCGGTACCATGACGATTCTCGAAAAAGGCTCTCAAGAGTACACGCAGACCGGCGTCCCAAAGCAGGCTGTCTCGGCGCTCGCCCGCTGGAAACAAGTCTTCGACCCGCCCTCCGAAGAGTGGCCCGTCTTCCCGACGCTTCACGCGCCCTCGCTCTCCTCGACGGTCGCGGATGGCCTCGACGCCGAGGGCTACGACGACGAGGAGATTGAAGCGAGGCGCGCAGATGCGACGGCGTTGGAGGTCTGCTACGCCGAGGACATTGCACCTCCGGCGCTGACGACCGCGGGCGGCCGAAACTTGATGAAACGGCTCTCGAAGGCCGCGGACGTACCCGACCTGAACACCGACGACGGCGAGTACTTGGAACTGCACGGCGGGCGGCGGGGCGCTGGTGATACGCTCGTCCGCGAGAAGGGGTGGGAGCAGGCCCAAAAGCACTTGCTTCATGCGGACCCGAAGACGACGATGGACGCCTACTCGCACATCTCCGCCGAGGAGACTGCTGAGGAGGCCGGGGAAGCATTCGATGAAGCCGATCAGTGA